From one Peromyscus maniculatus bairdii isolate BWxNUB_F1_BW_parent chromosome 17, HU_Pman_BW_mat_3.1, whole genome shotgun sequence genomic stretch:
- the Upf1 gene encoding regulator of nonsense transcripts 1 isoform X1, translated as MSVEAYGPSSQTLTFLDTEEAELLGADTQGSEFEFTDFTLPSQTQTPPGGPGGAGGPGGAGAGGAAGQLDAQVGPEGILQNGAVDDSVAKTSQLLAELNFEEDEEDTYYTKDLPVHACSYCGIHDPACVVYCNTSKKWFCNGRGNTSGSHIVNHLVRAKCKEVTLHKDGPLGETVLECYNCGCRNVFLLGFIPAKADSVVVLLCRQPCASQSSLKDINWDSSQWQPLIQDRCFLSWLVKIPSEQEQLRARQITAQQINKLEELWKENPSATLEDLEKPGVDEEPQHVLLRYEDAYQYQNIFGPLVKLEADYDKKLKESQTQDNITVRWDLGLNKKRIAFFTLPKTDSGNEDLVIIWLRDMRLMQGDEICLRYKGDLAPLWKGIGHVIKVPDNLTQRPDYGDEIAIELRSSVGAPVEVTHNFQVDFVWKSTSFDRMQSALKTFAVDETSVSGYIYHKLLGHEVEDVVIKCQLPKRFTAQGLPDLNHSQVYAVKTVLQRPLSLIQGPPGTGKTVTSATIVYHLARQGNGPVLVCAPSNIAVDQLTEKIHQTGLKVVRLCAKSREAIDSPVSFLALHNQIRNMDSMPELQKLQQLKDETGELSSADEKRYRALKRTAERELLMNADVICCTCVGAGDPRLAKMQFRSILIDESTQATEPECMVPVVLGAKQLILVGDHCQLGPVVMCKKAAKAGLSQSLFERLVVLGIRPIRLQVQYRMHPALSAFPSNIFYEGSLQNGVTAADRVKKGFDFQWPQPDKPMFFYVTQGQEEIASSGTSYLNRTEAANVEKITTKLLKAGAKPDQIGIITPYEGQRSYLVQYMQFSGSLHTKLYQEVEIASVDAFQGREKDFIILSCVRANEHQGIGFLNDPRRLNVALTRARYGVIIVGNPKALSKQPLWNHLLSYYKEQKALVEGPLNNLRESLMQFSKPRKLVNTVNPGARFMTTAMYDAREAIIPGSVYDRSSQGRPSNMYFQTHDQIGMISAGPSHVAAMNIPIPFNLVMPPMPPPGYFGQANGPAAGRGTPKSKTGRGGRQKNRFGLPGPSQTTLPNSQASQDVASQPFSQGALTQGYVSMSQPSQMSQPGLSQPELSQDSYLGDEFKSQIDVALSQDSTYQGERAYQHGGVTGLSQY; from the exons ATGAGCGTGGAGGCGTACGGCCCCAGCTCGCAGACGCTCACCTTCTTGGACACCGAGGAAGCCGAGCTGCTCGGCGCCGACACCCAGGGTTCCGAGTTCGAGTTCACCGACTTCACCCTCCCCAGCCAGACGCAGACGCCCCCCGGCGGCCCCGGAGGCGCGGGAGGCCCGGGCGGAGCGGGCGCAGGCGGCGCGGCGGGCCAGCTCGACGCGCAA GTTGGACCAGAGGGCATCTTGCAGAATGGGGCTGTGGATGACAGTGTGGCCAAGACCAGCCAACTGCTGGCTGAGCTGAACtttgaagaagatgaagaagacacATACTACACCAAGGACCTCCCAGTCCACGCCTGCAG TTACTGTGGAATCCATGATCCTGCCTGCGTGGTTTACTGCAATACCAGCAAGAAGTGGTTCTGCAACGGCCGAGGAAATACTTCTGGCAG CCACATTGTGAATCACCTGGTGAGGGCCAAGTGCAAGGAGGTGACGCTGCACAAGGACGGGCCGCTGGGCGAGACGGTGCTGGAGTGCTACAACTGCGGCTGCCGCAACGTCTTCCTGCTGGGCTTCATCCCTGCCAAGGCCGACTCGGTGGTGGTGCTGCTGTGCAG GCAGCCCTGTGCCAGCCAGAGCAGCCTGAAGGACATCAACTGGGACAGCTCCCAGTGGCAGCCCCTGATCCAGGACCGGTGCTTCCTGTCATGGCTGGTCAAGATTCCCTCGGAGCAGGAGCAGCTTCGGGCACGGCAGATCACGGCACAGCAGATCAACAAGCTGGAGGAGCTGTGGAAG GAAAACCCTTCGGCTACCCTGGAGGACCTGGAGAAGCCAGGTGTGGATGAGGAGCCACAGCACGTGCTCTTGCGGTATGAGGATGCTTACCAGTACCAGAACATCTTCGGGCCCTTGGTCAAGCTAGAGGCTGACTACGACAAGAAGCTGAAGGAGTCACAG ACTCAAGATAACATCACGGTCAGGTGGGACCTGGGCCTTAACAAGAAGAGAATCGCCTTCTTCACTTTGCCCAAGACTGACTCTGGTAATGAGGATTTAGTCATAATTTGGTTAAGAG ACATGCGGCTCATGCAGGGTGACGAGATCTGTCTGCGGTACAAAGGGGACCTAGCACCCCTGTGGAAGGGGATTGGCCACGTCATCAAGGTCCCTGACA ACTTAACTCAGCGGCCAGATTACGGTGATGAGATTGCCATCGAGCTCCGCAGCAGCGTGGGCGCACCCGTGGAGGTGACCCACAACTTCCAGGTGGATTTCGTGTGGAAGTCGACCTCCTTTGATAG GATGCAAAGTGCGCTGAAGACCTTCGCTGTGGACGAGACTTCTGTGTCAGGATACATCTACCATAAGCTGCTGGGCCACGAGGTGGAGGATGTGGTCATCAAGTGCCAGCTGCCAAAGCGGTTCACAGCTCAGGGGCTCCCCGACCTCAACCACTCTCAG GTGTATGCTGTGAAGACCGTGCTGCAGAGACCACTCAGCCTCATCCAGGGCCCTCCAGGCACAGGCAAGACGGTGACGTCGGCCACTATTGTCTACCACCTTGCTCGGCAGGGTAACGG GCCTGTGCTGGTCTGCGCCCCAAGTAACATCGCTGTGGACCAGCTCACAGAGAAGATCCACCAGACAGGCCTGAAGGTCGTACGTCTCTGTGCCAAGAGCCGCGAGGCCATTGACTCCCCAGTGTCCTTCCTGGCTCTCCACAACCAGATCAGGAACATGGACAG CATGCCCGAGCTGCAGAAGCTGCAGCAGCTGAAGGACGAGACGGGTGAGCTGTCGTCTGCAGACGAGAAGCGGTACCGGGCGCTCAAGCGCACAGCGGAGAGAGAGCTGCTCATG AACGCAGATGTCATCTGCTGCActtgtgtgggtgctggtgacCCAAGACTGGCCAAGATGCAGTTCCGTTCCATCCTCATCGATGAGAGCACACAGGCCACCGAGCCTGAGTGCATGGTGCCCGTAGTCCTTGGGGCCAAGCAG CTGATCCTCGTGGGTGACCACTGTCAGCTGGGACCAGTGGTGATGTGCAAGAAGGCAGCCAAGGCCGGACTGTCACAGTCGCTCTTTGAGCGCCTGGTGGTGCTGGGCATCCGGCCCATCCGCCTGCAGGTGCAGTACCGCATGCACCCCGCCCTCAGCGCCTTCCCGTCCAACATCTTCTACGAGGGCTCACTGCAGAATGGCGTCACTGCAG CGGATCGTGTCAAGAAGGGCTTTGACTTCCAGTGGCCACAGCCTGACAAGCCCATGTTCTTCTACGTGACACAGGGCCAGGAGGAGATTGCCAGCTCGGGCACGTCCTACCTCAACAG GACGGAGGCAGCCAACGTGGAGAAGATAACTACAAAGCTGCTGAAGGCGGGCGCCAAGCCTGACCAGATTGGCATCATCACACCGTACGAGGGCCAGCGCTCTTACCTGGTGCAGTACATGCAGTTCAGTGGCTCCCTGCACACCAAGCTCTACCAG GAAGTGGAGATTGCCAGTGTGGACGCCTTCCAGGGCCGGGAGAAGGACTTCATTATCCTGTCCTGTGTGCGTGCCAACGAGCACCAGGGCATCGGGTTCCTGAATGACCCTCGGCGTCTCAATGTGGCCCTCACCAGAGCGAG ATACGGCGTGATCATCGTGGGAAACCCGAAGGCGCTGTCGAAGCAGCCGCTGTGGAACCACCTGCTGAGCTACTATAAGGAGCAGAAGGCGCTGGTGGAGGGGCCGCTGAACAACCTGCGGGAGAGTCTCATGCAGTTCAGCAAGCCCCGCAAGCTCGTCAACACCGTCAACCCG GGGGCCCGCTTCATGACGACAGCCATGTATGATGCCCGGGAGGCCATCATCCCTGGATCCGTCTATGACCGCAGCAGCCAGG GCCGGCCCTCAAACATGTACTTCCAGACCCACGACCAGATTGGCATGATCAGCGCAGGTCCCAGCCACGTGGCCGCCATGAACATCCCCATTCCCTTCAACCTGGTCATGCCTCCCATGCCGCCACCGGGCTACTTTGGACAGGCCAACGGGCCGGCTGCTG GCCGGGGCACCCCAAAAAGCAAGACTGGCCGTGGAGGCCGCCAGAAGAACCGCTTCGGGCTTCCTGGGCCCAGCCAGACCACCCTTCCCaacagccaggccagccaggacgtGGCCTCGCAGCCCTTCTCGCAGGGGGCCCTCACGCAGGGCTACGTGTCCATGAGCCAGCCCTCCCAGATGAGCCAGCCCGGCCTCTCCCAGCCCGAACTGTCCCAG GACAGCTACCTCGGTGATGAGTTTAAGTCACAGATCGACGTGGCCCTCTCGCAAGACTCCACGTACCAGGGAGAGCGGGCATACCAGCACGGCGGGGTCACCGGGCTGTCCCAGTACTAG